Part of the Henckelia pumila isolate YLH828 chromosome 2, ASM3356847v2, whole genome shotgun sequence genome is shown below.
GCTCAGTCTTCATATACTCGGTTCTGATCTAACAGGGGGATGCATGAATCCAGCCTCTGTAAGTATTTCCTTTCCTCTTGAGTGAACTATAGTAATTATTGACCACATTGTCGCGTTGCACGTCAACTGGAACATTGCACTTGAGCTGTGTTACTCAAAAAGCTTTTGATACATGTGCAAATGTTCGGTCTTATATATATCCTGCAGTTCTTTTGGATGTGTATCTTGAATTTGCGGAGGGATATTTTTACGTTTTGATGGTAATAACCTGTTGTTTGTGCTTATATCTCTCATGCAGTAAGGTGCATTTGTTTCTTGTTCTGAATCTTCAGATATGTAATATGTTTTGTACTATTTAGGTAATGGGGTGGGCTTTTGCAAATGGAGAACATATCAGCAAGGAGCATTTGATAGTTTATTGGCTTGCGCCAATTGAAGCGACTTTGGCTGCAGTTTGGATTTTTGGATTACTAGTTCGATCCAAGAAGGACGAGACTATACGGCAAAAATCAGACTGAAAAAAATAATCAAGTGTTTGTTTTACGGTTAGAATGATCTTGTATTATTCATTGGCATGTAACATGCCTCCTGAACTCCAGAAGTTCCCATTATTAGTCATTGCTATTTGTTATCTTTGTATTGAGATTGGTTTCATTATGCTTTATGTATATATCTCTCCGGCATGAATGAaacatttgaaattgtgtatacATAGGGAAAGCATGTTAATGGTGAGCAAAATTTTTTGCATTAGCAAATTTCATTATTGTCCCAACTTTGTTCTTTAAAGCGTTAAAGTTATGATGGGTGTTTTGGACGATTACAAGAAAAAAAACAGAGGCCATGATGGAAAAAATTGTTTGAATCTAAGTGAGCTATGAAGTGTCATTAATTATTCTAAATTCATTTTAAAATGATCGACGAGAATGAAATTTTATTCTAGATTCAAACAATTATTGTCCCATCTTAGCTAATTTCATTATTGTCCCAACTTTGTTCTTTAAAGCGTTAAAGAAGTTATGATGGGTATTTTGGACGATTACAAGAAAAAATTGTTTTGGATGAATAATTCTTATATCTAGTTATTATGAACATTATTGGtgataattttttgtttaaaagcATGTAGAGACATGAGACaaattaagatatatatataaaaaaactcTTTTGACAATATTAAGATAAGACTAAGATACTGattaagaaaaacaaaataattaaataaaaaagataattatttttagtttgaaattatcatattaaaataCATAATGAATTATATGTAAATTGTAATAATGTAATAATTTATTGTTTCGAAAAATTTAGAGGTATGAGTAAAAAAACTCACTATCCACGTAAGAAgaataatattttgttttaaatttttaatcagAATTCATGGAAAAATTAAATCTTTTTATCCTCTTGTTGCACATGTTTTTTGAAGTACATATTTGAGAATGAACTTGGAAAGTAGGACCAAAAATAGATCTTGTACAAAAATGAACTTCAAAGTTATAATAGGTTCATCAATGAACTCCAAATGAACCTTCATGAACTCATCCTGCAGCGTGTTGAGCTATCACCTCGACTTCGCTGGTGGCGGAACTACCTACGGACTCCGCCATTTCTTGTTCAACAGAGAAGAATATCAGGCCAGAATCAGACCGTTCATCTCCCTTCTCAAAATCACTGTTTGCTTTCGAGCTGGTGATATTCTGCGAAAAGTTACTAGGAGCACTACTTTCTGTAACCGTTACTTGGTCTTCTTGAACAAGAGCTCGGAAATCATTCAGTGATGGTGGTATTTCCGACAAAAGGATCtctttgatgttcttgataATCCCTTTGTCATATGGATTCTCCTCGTCTCTACCACGACATCTGAAGTTCTCATGCGTTGTCTGTAACAAAGATGCCAAGAATCATGCACAGCTAGCTACCATTCAAAGTTAAATCTTTTTTATTCAAAACATTAACAGGAAAATCACCTGGTTGGTGCTCATAAGATACAAGTGGAAAACTGTTAGGCCACCGATGAACCAAAAAACTATGAAGCAGTACACGATAAGAACAGCAGATAAAACATCCTTGGACAACGCTTTCAACCACCGGCGTTTGGTTTGAACAATGTCAATCCAAGAGACAACAAATACATACGCGCATAATATGGTCGATGTTGATACAAACATGTAGAAGAACCTATAATTACGCTGCAGATTTAACAAAACAGCCACCATGAAACTGGAGAAGAAACCAAGATTTACAAGGTAAACAGACAGTTTATGGTTGAGATACATACTATACCAACGCATTGTCCGATCCAGGGGCAATGATGATCGAATCTCTGAACACAGTTGTTGCATATGTAGCAGTGAGAAGCGCGAGGAGGACGGTATAGTAGACATGTGTTGCAGAACTTCACTTTAACCGTGTGACCATCAACAAGAACATCCCTTGTTGGGGGAAGTTTCAGATGAGGAGTGGTGCCGTCGCTCCACTCCATAGAGGGAGTACTCATTTCGAATAATTCATCAAATTCAGGAGGTTTGGAATTCCTAGGGACGATCCCTGGATCTCTACTTGCTGTAACCAAGAGAAGAAACATATCCTGGGAAAATATCCAAATTCAAAAACTCAGTCCCATCTCCATTTTTTATGGATTATTATAGGATATcccaaagtttttttttaccaaTATAGTGAGCAATATTGCCACAATAAGTAGAGGATACCAAGACGTGACATCTTTGTTTTGTTTGATGATATACATGATCTTTATACAGAATGTAATTGCAGGCCCAGCAATTAGAAAAGCGGACAGAAACAGAGATTTGAAATCAGGACCAAATACCAATCTTCCTCCGAAGAAGAATCTCTGAAACATTCAGAAGAACAGACATGAAAATTTCACGctacaaacaaacaaacaaaaaaacattACTGAGATTAAACTACGAAGGCCCTTCTCTTC
Proteins encoded:
- the LOC140880078 gene encoding probable protein S-acyltransferase 4, which codes for MDADKPKQKKLYQVWRGSNRFFFGGRLVFGPDFKSLFLSAFLIAGPAITFCIKIMYIIKQNKDVTSWYPLLIVAILLTILDMFLLLVTASRDPGIVPRNSKPPEFDELFEMSTPSMEWSDGTTPHLKLPPTRDVLVDGHTVKVKFCNTCLLYRPPRASHCYICNNCVQRFDHHCPWIGQCVGIRNYRFFYMFVSTSTILCAYVFVVSWIDIVQTKRRWLKALSKDVLSAVLIVYCFIVFWFIGGLTVFHLYLMSTNQTTHENFRCRGRDEENPYDKGIIKNIKEILLSEIPPSLNDFRALVQEDQVTVTESSAPSNFSQNITSSKANSDFEKGDERSDSGLIFFSVEQEMAESVGSSATSEVEVIAQHAAG